In the Thauera sedimentorum genome, one interval contains:
- the gspE gene encoding type II secretion system ATPase GspE, translating into MSVAFSLPYAFARSHGVLVTSIGDEYAELLLREDAGAEAIAEVRRQLGCAIRLQRAPRELFEARLSELYSGGEGTAAEVMADAGQDMDLSRLMTDLPTVADLLETQDEAPIIRMINALFTQALRDGASDIHVEPYERYSMVRFRRDGILHDVAQPHRGLHAAMVSRIKIMANLDIAEKRLPQDGRIGLRIAGRQVDVRVSTLPTTHGERLVLRLLDKAGGVLGLNAIGMSGETQARFAELLRQPHGILLVTGPTGSGKSTTLYAALKGMDVAHLNIVTVEDPVEYDLPGVGQIQVNSQIGLSFAKTLRSILRQDPDVIMIGEIRDLETAQIAVQASLTGHLVLATLHTNDAASAVTRLVDMGVEPFLLASTLRGVLAQRLVRCLCVECRVDRPVTQAERECLEDPGIQRLWAPVGCPVCSGTGYHGRSGIYELMIPDETLVKHIHDGADESTLRAHARRSGAPSLREDGVRYIRDGRSSLEELLRVTRD; encoded by the coding sequence ATGAGCGTTGCGTTTTCCCTCCCCTATGCCTTCGCCCGCAGCCATGGGGTGCTGGTCACCAGCATCGGTGACGAGTACGCAGAGCTGCTGCTGAGGGAGGACGCCGGCGCCGAGGCGATTGCGGAGGTTCGGCGTCAGCTGGGTTGCGCAATACGCCTGCAGCGTGCTCCGCGTGAACTGTTCGAGGCCCGCCTCTCGGAACTCTACAGTGGTGGCGAAGGAACCGCGGCCGAAGTCATGGCCGATGCAGGGCAGGATATGGATCTGTCCCGGCTGATGACCGATCTGCCGACCGTGGCCGATTTGCTGGAAACCCAGGACGAGGCGCCGATCATCCGCATGATCAACGCTTTGTTCACCCAGGCCCTTCGCGACGGTGCATCGGACATTCATGTCGAACCCTACGAGCGGTACTCGATGGTGCGTTTTCGGCGCGACGGGATTCTTCATGACGTCGCGCAGCCGCACCGGGGGCTCCACGCCGCGATGGTGTCGCGCATCAAGATCATGGCCAATCTTGATATCGCCGAGAAGCGTCTGCCGCAGGATGGCCGAATCGGCCTGAGGATAGCTGGCAGACAGGTCGACGTGCGGGTCTCTACATTGCCGACCACGCACGGTGAACGCTTGGTGCTGCGTCTGCTCGACAAGGCCGGCGGCGTACTCGGGTTGAATGCGATCGGGATGTCAGGCGAAACGCAGGCGCGATTTGCGGAGTTGCTGCGTCAACCTCACGGCATCCTGCTGGTGACCGGGCCTACCGGTTCCGGCAAGAGTACGACCCTTTACGCTGCGCTCAAGGGCATGGACGTCGCCCATCTCAACATCGTTACCGTTGAAGATCCGGTGGAGTACGATCTCCCCGGTGTCGGTCAGATTCAGGTCAACTCGCAGATCGGGCTGAGCTTTGCCAAGACGCTCCGCTCCATCCTGCGTCAGGATCCTGACGTGATCATGATCGGTGAGATCCGTGATCTGGAGACAGCCCAGATTGCGGTACAGGCGAGCCTGACGGGACACCTGGTGCTGGCGACACTGCATACCAACGATGCAGCATCGGCCGTCACCCGGTTGGTTGACATGGGGGTCGAACCGTTCTTGCTGGCCTCCACTCTGCGCGGGGTGTTGGCTCAGCGTCTGGTGCGCTGTCTCTGCGTGGAGTGCCGCGTCGATCGCCCGGTTACGCAGGCCGAACGTGAATGTCTGGAAGATCCCGGTATCCAGCGACTGTGGGCCCCGGTGGGCTGTCCCGTATGCAGCGGAACGGGATACCACGGGCGAAGTGGAATTTACGAGCTGATGATCCCCGACGAAACGCTGGTGAAGCATATTCATGACGGTGCGGACGAAAGCACCTTGCGCGCGCATGCCAGACGCAGCGGTGCGCCGAGCTTGCGTGAGGACGGTGTGAGGTATATCCGGGACGGACGCAGTTCGCTTGAAGAACTGCTACGGGTCACCCGCGACTGA
- the gspD gene encoding type II secretion system secretin GspD produces MKLDLWMRRVLLCGACAVILPAMATEDKDVSLNFVNADIHAVIDAIGRITGTNFLVDPRVKGTLNIVTNTPVSRDLSYQILLSALRMQGIAAVEGGGIVKIVPEADAKLHGVPVSSGRTVDGGDRLVTQVFPMQHESAAQMLTVVRPLVSPNNTVTAFPANNVLVVTDYAENINRIARIIESVDVPQGDVAVIELKHAIAVDLATTVGKLLNAGNTPANGAPGDAALRVQVLPEPRTNSLLVRSENPARLRAVRQLVASLDKPGAGGNIHVVYLRNAEAIKVAETLNGALSQDGATSVGNTHSAKAPLGSQTDEVSSTSSSSSRLSTDQAVSVDGGSGMIQADPINNALIIVAPDAVYRNLRHVIDKLDRRRAQVYIEALIAEVSSDRAAEFGIQWQNANLPVSGSGVFGGTNFGGSGQNLIGAMGDITSVGKGLNLLFGKGTVKVPINGELVEVFSLGVLARFLETDSRTNILSTPNIVTLDNEEAKIVVGRNLPFVTGQYTNTGGGTTPVNPFQTIERRDVGLTLEVRPQISEGGAIKLEIYQEASSVLPTVDATAGPTTNKRSIKSTVLVDDGAIIALGGLMEDSMSAGEEKVPLLGDIPFAGELFKYTSRKRAKTNLVVFLRPQIIRDQDDYAEMSRSRYDYVIGQQREISEPVRMLRNEPAAPELPKLKALPPAEREGAVPAVPAATQSPAPVQEIDLVRLAGRADE; encoded by the coding sequence ATGAAGCTTGACCTGTGGATGAGGCGTGTCCTGCTTTGCGGCGCGTGTGCGGTGATCCTGCCCGCGATGGCAACGGAAGACAAGGATGTATCGCTCAATTTCGTCAATGCTGACATTCACGCCGTCATCGATGCGATAGGGCGGATCACCGGCACCAATTTCCTGGTCGATCCACGCGTAAAAGGTACGCTCAATATCGTCACCAACACGCCCGTGAGCCGTGACCTGTCGTACCAGATCCTTCTGTCTGCCCTGAGAATGCAGGGAATAGCGGCGGTAGAAGGGGGTGGCATCGTCAAGATCGTGCCCGAGGCGGACGCGAAACTGCACGGCGTGCCGGTCAGTTCGGGGCGAACGGTCGACGGTGGCGACAGACTCGTGACGCAGGTTTTTCCCATGCAGCACGAATCGGCCGCCCAGATGCTGACGGTCGTGCGTCCGCTGGTGTCGCCCAACAATACGGTGACCGCCTTTCCAGCAAACAACGTGCTGGTGGTGACCGACTATGCGGAAAACATAAACCGCATTGCGCGCATCATCGAATCGGTGGATGTGCCCCAGGGTGATGTTGCGGTCATTGAGTTGAAGCATGCCATTGCAGTGGACCTTGCGACGACCGTTGGCAAGTTGCTGAACGCCGGCAACACGCCTGCGAACGGTGCTCCGGGAGACGCCGCGTTGCGTGTGCAGGTCCTGCCGGAGCCGAGAACCAACAGCTTGCTCGTCCGCTCCGAGAATCCGGCGCGGCTGCGAGCAGTGCGGCAACTGGTCGCGTCGCTGGACAAGCCGGGTGCTGGCGGAAACATCCATGTCGTCTACCTCCGTAACGCCGAGGCGATCAAGGTTGCGGAGACCCTGAACGGCGCGTTGTCGCAGGATGGCGCGACATCCGTGGGCAATACCCATAGCGCCAAGGCTCCGCTCGGAAGCCAGACCGACGAAGTCTCGTCCACGTCCTCGTCTTCCTCGCGATTGTCGACAGATCAAGCGGTGAGCGTGGATGGTGGTAGTGGGATGATCCAGGCTGACCCGATAAATAATGCTCTTATCATCGTTGCGCCCGATGCTGTGTATCGCAACCTGCGACATGTCATCGACAAGCTCGATCGACGCCGGGCGCAGGTCTATATCGAAGCGCTGATTGCCGAAGTGTCATCCGACCGTGCCGCGGAGTTCGGCATTCAGTGGCAGAACGCGAACCTGCCAGTGTCCGGTTCGGGGGTGTTCGGTGGAACCAACTTCGGTGGATCGGGGCAGAATCTCATTGGCGCGATGGGAGACATTACCAGTGTCGGAAAGGGGCTTAACCTGCTCTTCGGCAAGGGTACGGTCAAGGTGCCGATCAATGGCGAGTTGGTAGAGGTGTTCAGTCTCGGAGTGCTGGCGCGTTTTCTCGAAACGGACAGCCGGACCAACATCCTGTCCACTCCCAACATCGTCACCCTGGACAACGAGGAAGCAAAGATCGTTGTGGGTCGCAACCTGCCGTTCGTGACCGGGCAATATACCAACACCGGTGGTGGAACAACGCCGGTGAACCCTTTCCAGACCATTGAGCGGCGCGATGTGGGCCTGACGCTGGAGGTGCGCCCGCAGATCTCGGAAGGTGGGGCGATCAAGCTGGAAATCTATCAGGAGGCGTCGTCCGTGCTGCCCACCGTCGATGCGACGGCCGGGCCGACGACCAACAAGCGGTCGATCAAATCCACCGTGCTGGTGGATGATGGCGCGATCATCGCGCTCGGGGGGCTGATGGAGGACAGCATGAGTGCCGGTGAGGAAAAAGTCCCCCTGCTGGGCGACATTCCGTTCGCGGGCGAGCTGTTCAAGTACACCTCAAGAAAACGGGCCAAGACCAACCTGGTCGTGTTTCTCCGACCCCAGATCATCCGGGATCAGGACGACTATGCGGAGATGTCGCGCTCGCGTTACGACTATGTGATCGGACAGCAGCGTGAGATCTCCGAGCCGGTGCGGATGCTCAGGAACGAACCGGCCGCCCCCGAACTGCCAAAGCTCAAGGCGCTTCCCCCGGCCGAGCGTGAAGGGGCCGTTCCCGCCGTTCCCGCCGCGACGCAGTCTCCCGCGCCGGTTCAGGAGATCGATCTGGTGCGCTTGGCGGGTAGAGCCGACGAATGA
- a CDS encoding type II secretion system protein N translates to MKMRRLTEQSARFLPLLAWGLSLLLLVAVCAELLVRYLTPEPLVALPDSLTDPRIAAQRLADAEPMRSVAGSAVPVAQAGGGFAGLQLVGVATGFAGGTAFALIQQRGDAARPFLVGDRLPSGLEVLAIHADRVELGNGGTSEALMLSRHPAGTPVTSISHSAGYAPAVSASPR, encoded by the coding sequence ATGAAGATGCGTCGATTGACCGAACAGTCTGCAAGGTTTCTGCCGCTGCTTGCGTGGGGGCTTTCGCTGCTGCTTCTCGTTGCTGTTTGTGCCGAGTTGCTTGTCCGTTACCTGACCCCCGAGCCGCTCGTCGCGCTGCCGGACAGCCTGACGGATCCGCGAATCGCAGCGCAGAGATTGGCGGATGCAGAACCTATGCGCTCGGTGGCCGGTTCTGCGGTACCCGTCGCGCAAGCGGGGGGAGGCTTTGCGGGTTTGCAGCTGGTCGGTGTCGCCACCGGCTTTGCCGGTGGTACTGCGTTCGCCTTGATACAGCAGCGCGGCGACGCTGCGCGACCCTTCCTGGTCGGTGACCGACTGCCTTCCGGTCTGGAGGTCCTCGCCATCCATGCGGATCGGGTTGAACTGGGAAACGGCGGAACGAGCGAGGCTCTCATGTTGAGCAGGCACCCCGCCGGCACACCTGTAACCTCGATTTCACATTCGGCGGGTTACGCTCCCGCCGTTTCAGCTAGTCCGAGATAA
- the gcvT gene encoding glycine cleavage system aminomethyltransferase GcvT, giving the protein MSNAQTTPAKRTALYPAHLAAGARMVDFAGWDMPVNYGSQIEEHHAVRRDAGMFDVSHMLGLDLTGAGATDFLRGLLANDVARLKTPGKALYSCMLDETGGVIDDLIVYRMSEAEYRVVVNAGTADKDVAWMRKRIAATGANVTLDARRDLAMIAVQGPNALARAAQAIPELNTANGIPAPFSAVRLGDLFVGRTGYTGEDGFEVAVPAGRAVALWDALAAAGVRPCGLGARDTLRLEAGMNLYGQDMDETVCPLDAGLAWTIDLRDETRDFVGRAALEAHGERKAFLGLILEDRGVLRAHMKVATARGEGETTSGSFSPTLEKSIAFARLPAGTEPGEEVQVEVRGKALAARTVKLPFVRNGKALV; this is encoded by the coding sequence ATGAGCAACGCCCAGACCACCCCCGCCAAGCGCACCGCGCTGTATCCCGCCCACCTCGCCGCCGGCGCCCGCATGGTGGACTTCGCCGGCTGGGACATGCCGGTCAACTACGGCTCGCAGATCGAGGAACACCACGCGGTGCGCCGCGACGCCGGCATGTTCGACGTTTCCCACATGCTCGGCCTGGACCTGACAGGCGCCGGGGCCACCGATTTCCTGCGCGGCCTGCTGGCCAATGACGTGGCGCGCCTGAAGACGCCTGGCAAGGCGCTCTACAGCTGCATGCTCGATGAGACCGGCGGCGTCATCGACGACCTCATCGTCTACCGCATGTCGGAGGCCGAGTATCGCGTCGTGGTCAATGCCGGCACCGCGGACAAGGACGTGGCCTGGATGCGCAAGCGCATCGCCGCCACCGGCGCCAACGTCACCCTGGACGCCCGCCGCGACCTGGCCATGATCGCAGTGCAGGGCCCCAACGCGCTGGCGCGCGCCGCGCAGGCGATTCCCGAACTCAACACCGCCAACGGCATTCCCGCCCCCTTCTCCGCAGTGCGCCTGGGCGACCTCTTCGTCGGCCGCACCGGCTACACCGGCGAAGACGGTTTCGAAGTCGCAGTCCCGGCCGGACGCGCCGTCGCCCTGTGGGATGCGCTGGCCGCCGCCGGGGTGCGCCCCTGCGGCCTGGGCGCGCGCGACACCCTGCGCCTGGAGGCGGGCATGAACCTCTACGGCCAGGACATGGACGAAACCGTCTGCCCGCTGGATGCCGGACTGGCGTGGACCATAGACCTGCGCGACGAAACGCGCGACTTCGTCGGCCGGGCAGCCCTGGAGGCCCACGGCGAGCGCAAGGCCTTCCTCGGCCTGATCCTGGAAGACCGCGGCGTGCTGCGCGCCCACATGAAGGTCGCCACCGCCCGCGGCGAGGGCGAGACCACCAGCGGCAGCTTCTCGCCCACGCTGGAGAAATCCATCGCCTTCGCCCGCCTGCCGGCCGGCACCGAGCCCGGCGAAGAGGTGCAGGTCGAGGTGCGCGGCAAGGCGCTGGCCGCCCGCACCGTGAAACTGCCCTTCGTGCGCAACGGCAAGGCGCTGGTCTGA
- the gcvH gene encoding glycine cleavage system protein GcvH codes for MSNIPADLKYTSSHEWIRVEADGTLTIGVTDHAQEALGDVVFLELPEAGRTVAAGEACAVIESVKAASDIYAPVAGEIVESNQAAVDAPESVNADAYGNWLFKLRPAAGADLGGLLDAAGYADAIA; via the coding sequence ATGAGCAACATTCCCGCCGACCTCAAGTACACCTCGTCCCACGAATGGATCCGCGTCGAAGCCGACGGCACGCTGACCATCGGCGTCACCGACCATGCCCAGGAAGCGCTGGGCGACGTGGTCTTCCTGGAACTGCCGGAAGCCGGCCGTACCGTCGCTGCCGGTGAGGCCTGCGCGGTGATCGAATCGGTCAAGGCCGCCTCCGACATCTACGCCCCGGTCGCCGGCGAGATCGTCGAGTCCAACCAGGCCGCGGTGGATGCGCCCGAGAGCGTGAACGCCGACGCCTACGGCAACTGGCTGTTCAAGCTGCGCCCGGCCGCCGGCGCCGACCTCGGTGGCCTGCTCGACGCCGCCGGCTACGCCGACGCGATCGCCTGA